The region CCAAGGCGATCAGAACCGACAACGGCAAGGAGTTCTGTAGCCGGGCCCTGCTGACATGGGCTCATGCACGAGGTGTTCAACTGTTTCTCATTGAGTCCGGCAAGCCAAGTCAGAATGCTTACATCGAGTCCTTCAACGGACGTTTCCGTGATGAGTGCCTGAATGAACACTGGTTCACCAGCATTCGACACGCACTGGTCGTCATTGAAGCTTGGCGACGTGAATACAACGAGGAACGACCCAAGAGATCCCTGGGCGGTTTGACGCCTGCCGCCTATGCCAAAACACTTATCCAGAAATCGGTTAAATTAGCCTCGGACTCTAAAGCCGACTGCTGCTGAAAACGGGGGGACGTCGATGGAATTCGTTGACTGATTCGTCGTCGAGACGATCTTCTTCTTCTTCTTCTTCTAATTTTTTCAGAAAGAAGCGATACGCCTCCGGGCTGATCACAACACCCAGTACCTTACCGTCACTGTCAAGTATGCCGATATCCTCTTCAAGCGGTTCCTCTTCAGCGAGCATCGCGAGGAGGTCTGTCCCGACTAGCGTGGAATTGATTTCCCGCATATGTAACCCCTATTCTGATTCATTGTTGAATGCAAACCTGCCTTACGCCACGGCTTGCTTATGCTCATATTGCTTAGGCAAAAGCTGACCAGATCGACACAACCATATGCGTTAGTGTGAAAATAATTCCAATGTCATAATGTATTTACCAGCATCAGTCACCTCTTAGTGTCTGGCAGGTTTCCAGTAAGGCACGCCAATCAAAAGCCTGAAGCTGCCTGACATATTTCAAACATAAAGTGTGCAGGCCATGTTTCTTGTTGTTCCTGCGATTACCGATACTGCGGAAACTACCTTCACCGGTTTTCCATGCATTTTGAACGGATGACCAGGCTGACTGTTGGCCCCACCACTCTATAGCTGATGCAGCGATATAGCGGTAGCACGTAGCGCATTGTGCAGGATGTACAGCTAGTAGCTGTGAACAAAAGCTGATGCCGCCCCTTGAAATCCCCAACACCCGCCCCTATTATTAGCACTCACACTCGTTGAGTGCTAGTAAACGATTCTGTGATGCTGCCTTGCGCAGCACAGCGTTTGCTTTGCACACTGACTCAACACTTATTTCTTGTCAGGAGATATCTATGAAAATTCGTCCTCTGCACGACCGCGTTATCGTGAAGCGCCTCGAAGCTGAAGAAAAGACCGCATCCGGTATCGTTCTGCCGGGCAATGCCGCTGAAAAGCCGGACATGGGCGAAATCCTTGCTGTTGGTAAGGGTAAGGTTCTCGAAAATGGCGACATCCGCGCGCTGGAACTGAAAGTTGGCGATAAGGTGATCTTTGGTAAATACGCAGGCCAAACCGTCAAGGTTGATGGCGATGAGCTGCTGGTTATGCGTGAAGAAGACATCATGGGCGTGGTTGAAGGCTGATTGTAGCCATCCCATCTAGCGAATACTGAAATCAGGAGATATTAAATGGCTGCAAAAGACGTTAAGTTCGGCGATTCCGCTCGTCAAAAAATGGTTGCTGGTGTCAACATCCTGGCTGACGCTGTCAAGGTCACACTCGGCCCTAAAGGCCGTAATGTAGTGCTGGATCGTTCGTTCGGCGCGCCGACCATCACCAAGGATGGCGTTTCGGTTGCCAAGGAAATCGAGCTGAAAGACAAGTTCGAGAACATGGGCGCGCAAATGGTCAAGGAAGTTGCCTCCAAGACTTCTGATGTTGCGGGTGACGGTACGACTACAGCTACTGTGCTGGCTCAAGCCATTGTTCAAGAAGGCATGAAATACGTTGCTGCTGGCATGAACCCAATGGATCTGAAGCGTGGTATCGACAAGGCAGTCGTTGCTTTGGTCGAAGAGCTGAAGAAGAACAGTAAGCCGACCACTACCAGCAAGGAAATTGCACAGGTTGGTTCGATCTCCGCCAACAGCGATAGCTCCATCGGCCAAATCATTGCGGACGCAATGGACAAGGTTGGTAAAGAGGGCGTGATTACCGTTGAAGATGGCAAGTCACTGAACAATGAGTTGGAAGTGGTTGAAGGTATGCAATTCGACCGTGGCTACCTGAGCCCATACTTCATCAACAACCCTGACAAGCAAATCGCTTCGCTGGACAATCCTTTCGTCCTGCTGTTCGACAAGAAGATCTCCAACATCCGTGACCTGCTGCCGGTTCTGGAGCAAGTTGCCAAGGCGGGCCGCCCACTGCTGATCATTGCTGAAGATGTTGAAGGCGAAGCGCTGGCAACATTGGTTGTGAACAACATCCGTGGCATTCTGAAGACTGTCGCTGTCAAGGCGCCTGGCTTTGGTGATCGCCGTAAGGCCATGTTGGAAGACATCGCCATTCTGACTGGTGGCACGGTCATTGCTGAAGAAGTCGGCCTGACTCTGGAAAAAGCTACTCTGGCGGACCTGGGCCAAGCCAAGCGTATCGAAGTGGGTAAGGAAAATACCACCATCATCGATGGCGCTGGCACCGAAGACAATATCAAGGCACGCGTTGCAACCATCCGCAAGCAGATCGAAGAAGCAACCAGCGACTACGATCGTGAGAAGCTGCAAGAGCGTGTTGCCAAGCTGGCAGGCGGCGTTGCCGTGATCAAGGTTGGTGCGGCAACTGAAGTCGAGATGAAAGAGAAGAAGGCTCGCGTGGAAGATGCGCTGCATGCGACCCGTGCGGCGGTTGAGGAAGGCATTGTTGCAGGTGGCGGCGTTGCGCTGCTGCGTGCACGTTCCACCTTGTCTGCCGTGAAGGGCGACAACCATGATCAAGACGCCGGCGTGAAGATCGTTCTGAAAGCAATTGAAGCACCGTTGCGTCAGATCGTTGCCAACACCGGTGACGAGCCCTCTGTTGTTGTCAATCGTGTCCTGGAAGGCTCGGGTAACTTTGGCTACAACGCAGCAACTGGCGAATATGGTGATATGGTTGAGATGGGCGTTCTGGACCCGACCAAGGTAACCCGCTCCGCGCTGCAAAATGCTGCATCTGTTGCTGGCCTGATGCTGACAACGGATTGCATGGTTGCAGAACTGCCCGAAGACAAACCCGCCATGCCAATGGGTGGGGGTATGGGTGGAATGGGCGGAATGGATATGTAATATCCCAATCCCATTAATTTGTCATATAATGAAGCCCCGTGATAAGCGGGGCTTTTTATTTGCGAGTAGCATGGGCTTGCGAAGAGCTAGAACTTGGGCTTAAATTCCGAATGAATTAGAAATATAGTCTGGATCATTCCCGCCTCGATTTAAGTTAACCAGCGCTATAAGGAATACAAAATTGAAGACGTCATTTGTTCCGCGGATTCTGCAGCATGCGCTGTTGGCCGCATCGTCATTGGCCTTCGTGGCCCTCACTGCTTGCAGTGGCGGAGGGGGGGGCGGAAGTACCACTCCACCACCACCTGCGACTCCACAAGTAGCAAAACTATCGATCGCAACTGTTGCGGACACGACAACCAATCAACCCAAAAATTCAGTAAAAACAGACAATAGTGATTCACTGCATGTTGTTGTGACTGCCTTGGATGCGAACAATGTCGCTGTGAAAGATGCTGTTGTCCAGTTCAGTAGCGGATCTGGTGAAATTCAGGCGACCACTACCACTACAGATGCCACGGGTAAAATTTCTGCCAAATTCAGCACAGGCCTTTCCGCCGAATCCAAGTTCAATCGCACTGAGACCATCAGTGTCGTTGCGCCTGCCACCAATGTGAAAGCTTTGGTTCCAGTCGATATCGTTGGAACTACTCTGACCATGAAGCTCGCAACCGGCAGCAGCACGTCTGTTCCCAGTGGTGGGAACGCGGGTGTTGTAGTCTCTGTGAGAGATGCCGGTGGCAAGGCAATCACAAATGCGGCGGTATCCATTTCTTCAACTGGTACGGGTAGCGTCACCAGCAATAACACGGTCAATACTGATGCGAATGGTGATGCATCACTGTCAGTAACCGGCGCAAATGCGGGTGCCACGACTGTGGTTGCCAAGGCGGCAGGTGCTTCAGGCAGCCTTGACTTGACCGTTACCGGGGGAACGGGTGGTTTCGCATTTACTCAGCCCGCGAGCAATACAATCATTGCTATCGGTTCGGAAACTGAAGTGGCTGTTGCGGTTCCTGGTGCTGGGGCGCAAACGACCGTTGTCTTCGCTGCATCGACAGGTGCTTGGAAAAATACGGACGGGACTTGGACAAACAAAAGCGTGATTTCAGTTCCTGTTGTAGGCGGGGCTGCAAAAGCAACATTTAAATCGGCTGCCTCGGGTGCGGTGACCATTGATGCCTACCGCGCTGATCAGGTAAGTTCCCGTGCCAATCTGACGTTGGCGGTGGGTACCGGTAATACAAACAACGCGACCGTGGTACTCCAGGCTTCTCCAGCTTCTGTTGCAGTGAGTACAGACACCAAGAAGAACAGTGTATTACTGAGTGCCAGGGTAACTGATCCAGCTGGTAATCCTGTGCTGAATGCACCTGTCAGCTTCAGTATCGTAAAATCCACTTCAAGTGGTGAGTCGGTGGGCCCAACCATTGCATTCACTGATGCGACCGGGGTGGCGACTACCACCTTTACATCGGGCTCTCAACCTGGAAAAGTGACGCTGAATGCGGATATCGTGGGTGGTGTCGGCGTCAAGGCGGGCCCTGTAGATATTGATGTTGGTGGCCAAGCTGCATCGATTGGTTTCGCACAAGATACCAAACTTGCAGTGAAAGATATCGACCCCAACTACTACTTGGCAATGTCTGTTCATGTTGTGGATGGGAAAGGTAATCCGGTTCCTGGTGCTAAAGTCACACTGAGCGTGAACCCGATATATTTCTCGACGGGTAGTGGTTGTGCTATCACCAACAATTACATCACTGAGTGGCCTAGTGAAAAGGCGTTCCTTAAATCCCTAGGCTTGGATCTTTCGTTGAATGGTGAGAAAGATCCAGTTACTGGTGCCGTTACCAGCCCTGGTTTATGGCGGGGTGTGAAGTACGATTTGGGTGCAGCAAGTGATGTTCCTGACGCATTCCCCGGCCAGTTGACGCCGACAAATGGTAATGTTGGTTCAGTTCCTGGTGAGGTAGTGACTGAAAGTGACGGGAAGGTGAATTTCACTTATTCCTATCCGAAGTCCAGCGCGCTCTGGCATGTGGTTCGTATTTCTGCACGAACCATGGTGGCAGGTAGCGAGGCGACCACAAACTACGTATTTAGGTTG is a window of Chitinivorax tropicus DNA encoding:
- a CDS encoding Ig-like domain-containing protein, with protein sequence MKTSFVPRILQHALLAASSLAFVALTACSGGGGGGSTTPPPPATPQVAKLSIATVADTTTNQPKNSVKTDNSDSLHVVVTALDANNVAVKDAVVQFSSGSGEIQATTTTTDATGKISAKFSTGLSAESKFNRTETISVVAPATNVKALVPVDIVGTTLTMKLATGSSTSVPSGGNAGVVVSVRDAGGKAITNAAVSISSTGTGSVTSNNTVNTDANGDASLSVTGANAGATTVVAKAAGASGSLDLTVTGGTGGFAFTQPASNTIIAIGSETEVAVAVPGAGAQTTVVFAASTGAWKNTDGTWTNKSVISVPVVGGAAKATFKSAASGAVTIDAYRADQVSSRANLTLAVGTGNTNNATVVLQASPASVAVSTDTKKNSVLLSARVTDPAGNPVLNAPVSFSIVKSTSSGESVGPTIAFTDATGVATTTFTSGSQPGKVTLNADIVGGVGVKAGPVDIDVGGQAASIGFAQDTKLAVKDIDPNYYLAMSVHVVDGKGNPVPGAKVTLSVNPIYFSTGSGCAITNNYITEWPSEKAFLKSLGLDLSLNGEKDPVTGAVTSPGLWRGVKYDLGAASDVPDAFPGQLTPTNGNVGSVPGEVVTESDGKVNFTYSYPKSSALWHVVRISARTMVAGSEATTNYVFRLSALESDVKPCRIPDSPYTPPK
- the groES gene encoding co-chaperone GroES gives rise to the protein MKIRPLHDRVIVKRLEAEEKTASGIVLPGNAAEKPDMGEILAVGKGKVLENGDIRALELKVGDKVIFGKYAGQTVKVDGDELLVMREEDIMGVVEG
- the groL gene encoding chaperonin GroEL (60 kDa chaperone family; promotes refolding of misfolded polypeptides especially under stressful conditions; forms two stacked rings of heptamers to form a barrel-shaped 14mer; ends can be capped by GroES; misfolded proteins enter the barrel where they are refolded when GroES binds), with amino-acid sequence MAAKDVKFGDSARQKMVAGVNILADAVKVTLGPKGRNVVLDRSFGAPTITKDGVSVAKEIELKDKFENMGAQMVKEVASKTSDVAGDGTTTATVLAQAIVQEGMKYVAAGMNPMDLKRGIDKAVVALVEELKKNSKPTTTSKEIAQVGSISANSDSSIGQIIADAMDKVGKEGVITVEDGKSLNNELEVVEGMQFDRGYLSPYFINNPDKQIASLDNPFVLLFDKKISNIRDLLPVLEQVAKAGRPLLIIAEDVEGEALATLVVNNIRGILKTVAVKAPGFGDRRKAMLEDIAILTGGTVIAEEVGLTLEKATLADLGQAKRIEVGKENTTIIDGAGTEDNIKARVATIRKQIEEATSDYDREKLQERVAKLAGGVAVIKVGAATEVEMKEKKARVEDALHATRAAVEEGIVAGGGVALLRARSTLSAVKGDNHDQDAGVKIVLKAIEAPLRQIVANTGDEPSVVVNRVLEGSGNFGYNAATGEYGDMVEMGVLDPTKVTRSALQNAASVAGLMLTTDCMVAELPEDKPAMPMGGGMGGMGGMDM
- a CDS encoding integrase core domain-containing protein, which codes for KAIRTDNGKEFCSRALLTWAHARGVQLFLIESGKPSQNAYIESFNGRFRDECLNEHWFTSIRHALVVIEAWRREYNEERPKRSLGGLTPAAYAKTLIQKSVKLASDSKADCC